One Stenotrophomonas maltophilia DNA window includes the following coding sequences:
- the rlmM gene encoding 23S rRNA (cytidine(2498)-2'-O)-methyltransferase RlmM produces the protein MAPVTEAGIGLLCLCRQGFEPELAGELQFRAGEAGFAGYARTQRNDGYVLFMCDEAAALAPRLRWRELIFARQKLVVLAELPQLDPADRITPMLEVLADAPRFGDLWVEHPDSDAGKPLSGLARAFGNALRPALRKAGKLSDKPNNRLPRLHVVFVDGTHAFVCVADPADSAPWALGIPRLKLLPEAPSRSALKLDEALLTLLTPEERETLARPGMRAADLGAAPGGWTWVLTRQHMHVLSIDNGPLRQHVLDTGLVEHLRADGFHWHPEQPLDWMVCDMVEQPRRVAERMATWFREGWCRHAIFNLKLPMKKRWDETRLCLDLFQDQAGKPLVVRAKQLYHDREEITVLASPLR, from the coding sequence ATGGCGCCCGTTACTGAGGCCGGCATCGGCCTGCTGTGCCTGTGCCGGCAGGGCTTCGAGCCCGAGCTGGCCGGCGAACTGCAGTTCCGCGCAGGTGAAGCCGGTTTCGCCGGTTATGCGCGCACCCAGCGCAATGATGGCTATGTGCTTTTCATGTGCGACGAAGCCGCGGCACTGGCGCCGCGCCTGCGCTGGCGCGAACTGATCTTCGCGCGGCAGAAGCTGGTGGTGCTGGCCGAGCTGCCGCAGCTCGATCCGGCCGACCGGATCACCCCGATGCTGGAGGTGCTGGCCGATGCGCCGCGCTTCGGCGACCTGTGGGTGGAACATCCCGATTCGGACGCCGGCAAGCCGCTGTCCGGGCTGGCCCGTGCCTTCGGCAATGCACTGCGCCCGGCGCTGCGCAAGGCCGGAAAGCTCAGCGACAAGCCGAACAATCGCCTGCCGCGCCTGCACGTGGTGTTTGTCGACGGCACCCACGCCTTCGTCTGCGTGGCCGACCCGGCCGACAGCGCGCCGTGGGCACTGGGCATCCCACGCCTGAAGCTGCTGCCCGAAGCACCTTCGCGTTCGGCGCTGAAGCTGGACGAAGCGTTGCTGACCCTGCTGACGCCGGAAGAGCGCGAGACGCTGGCCAGGCCGGGCATGCGCGCGGCCGACCTCGGCGCCGCACCGGGCGGCTGGACCTGGGTACTGACGCGCCAGCACATGCACGTACTGAGCATCGACAACGGCCCGCTGCGTCAGCACGTGCTGGACACCGGCCTGGTCGAGCACCTGCGCGCCGATGGCTTCCACTGGCACCCGGAACAGCCGCTGGACTGGATGGTCTGCGACATGGTCGAGCAGCCGAGACGCGTGGCCGAACGCATGGCTACCTGGTTCCGCGAAGGCTGGTGCAGGCACGCCATCTTCAACCTGAAGCTGCCGATGAAGAAGCGCTGGGACGAAACCCGCTTGTGCCTGGACCTGTTCCAGGACCAGGCCGGCAAGCCGCTGGTGGTACGCGCCAAGCAGCTCTATCACGACCGTGAGGAGATCACGGTACTGGCCTCGCCGCTGCGCTGA
- a CDS encoding nucleoside deaminase, with translation MLYAQVHLTLPAWIHDQIDLDRRYPGDEAKVALAIELSRLNVEHASGGPFGAVVFGPDDKVIAAGVNRVMPHATSLAHAENMAYMLAQQRLQTPRLNAVLSPVTLATSSQPCCQCYGATVWAGIDRLLIGANSADVEELTPFDEGPLPADWVGELNKRGIEVVQGLNRDAARSVLRAYGENDGARY, from the coding sequence ATGCTGTACGCGCAAGTCCACCTGACCCTTCCCGCCTGGATCCACGACCAGATCGACCTGGATCGTCGATATCCGGGCGATGAGGCCAAGGTCGCGCTGGCGATCGAGCTGTCGCGGCTGAACGTCGAGCACGCCAGTGGCGGCCCGTTCGGCGCGGTGGTGTTCGGCCCGGATGACAAGGTCATCGCCGCCGGCGTGAACCGGGTGATGCCGCACGCGACCTCGCTGGCGCACGCCGAGAACATGGCCTACATGCTGGCCCAGCAGCGCCTGCAGACCCCGCGCCTGAACGCGGTGCTGTCGCCGGTCACCCTGGCCACCAGTTCGCAGCCGTGCTGCCAGTGCTACGGCGCCACCGTGTGGGCCGGCATCGACCGCCTGCTGATCGGTGCCAACTCGGCCGACGTCGAAGAGCTGACCCCGTTCGATGAAGGCCCGCTGCCGGCCGACTGGGTGGGTGAACTCAACAAGCGCGGCATCGAAGTGGTGCAGGGCCTGAACCGCGACGCCGCGCGCAGCGTGCTGCGTGCCTATGGGGAAAACGATGGCGCCCGTTACTGA
- a CDS encoding DUF6348 family protein, with protein sequence MTTTSAALLPLLQQVLQDAGIASHVDGDALLLDSGLRLTPHAMAAHARDNGGWQTSTVIESQHPLLFADGLFEYQHANGADEQASLLSGFQAWVRVDLATLQTAIGAQDAQGLPMMGLTYPAGDNGEEHERTVVLGPLAHYRAQEVDASTCSEDDHGSCPCCLFTRSMEAFDALLKARQFLAIRLFASRDADGLCEADCRVNGHDFAAALPLLRAYAASWPQAGLEFRKQYVVIRTGSPG encoded by the coding sequence ATGACCACGACTTCCGCCGCCCTCCTCCCGCTGCTGCAGCAGGTCCTGCAGGACGCCGGCATCGCCAGCCACGTCGACGGTGACGCGCTGCTGCTGGACAGCGGCCTGCGCCTGACCCCGCATGCGATGGCCGCGCACGCGCGCGACAACGGCGGCTGGCAGACCTCTACCGTCATCGAGAGCCAGCATCCGCTGCTGTTCGCCGATGGCCTGTTCGAGTACCAGCACGCCAACGGTGCCGACGAACAGGCGTCGCTGCTGTCCGGCTTCCAGGCCTGGGTGCGGGTAGACCTGGCGACCCTGCAGACCGCGATCGGCGCCCAAGACGCACAGGGCCTGCCGATGATGGGCCTGACCTATCCGGCCGGTGACAATGGCGAGGAACACGAGCGCACCGTGGTGCTTGGGCCGCTGGCGCACTACCGCGCACAGGAGGTGGATGCCTCCACCTGCAGCGAGGACGACCATGGTTCCTGCCCGTGCTGCCTGTTCACCCGCAGCATGGAGGCCTTCGACGCGCTGCTGAAAGCCCGCCAGTTCCTCGCCATCCGCCTGTTCGCCTCGCGCGATGCCGACGGCCTGTGCGAGGCCGATTGCCGGGTCAACGGCCACGACTTTGCCGCCGCCCTGCCCCTGCTGCGCGCCTACGCGGCCAGCTGGCCGCAGGCCGGGCTGGAATTCCGCAAGCAGTACGTAGTGATCCGCACCGGCTCGCCGGGCTGA
- a CDS encoding glutamine--tRNA ligase/YqeY domain fusion protein — protein MSEHTPASPETPADSHEKRDFIRQIVREDLASGKHQAIKTRFPPEPNGYLHIGHAKSICLNFGIAGEFSGVCNLRFDDTNPAKEDPEYVAAIQDDVRWLGFSWNELRHASDYFQTYYLAAEKLIAQGKAYVCDLSAEEVRAYRGTLTEPGRPSPWRDRSVEENLDLFRRMRAGEFPDGARTLRAKIDMASGNINLRDPALYRIKHVEHQNTGNAWPIYPMYDFAHALGDSIEGITHSLCTLEFEDHRPLYDWCVDNVDFAHDDALTQPLVDAGLPREAAKPRQIEFSRLNINYTVMSKRKLMALVTEQLVDGWEDPRMPTLQGLRRRGYTPAAMRLFAERVGISKQNSLIDFSVLEGALREDLDSAAPRRMAVVDPVKLVLTNLPEGHEEQLTFSNHPKDESFGSREVPFAREVWIDREDFAEVPPKGWKRLVPGGEVRLRGAGIIRCDEVIKDADGTITELRGWLDPESRPGMEGANRKVKGTIHWVSAVHGVPAEIRLYDRLFSVPNPDDESEGKTYRDYLNPESRRTVTGYVEPAAASAAPEQSFQFERTGYFVADRRDHTQAKPVFNRSVTLRDTWSA, from the coding sequence ATGTCCGAGCACACCCCCGCCAGCCCCGAGACCCCCGCCGACAGCCACGAGAAGCGCGATTTCATCCGCCAGATCGTGCGCGAGGACCTGGCCAGCGGAAAGCACCAGGCGATCAAGACCCGCTTCCCGCCCGAGCCGAACGGCTACCTGCACATCGGCCATGCCAAGTCGATCTGCCTGAACTTCGGCATCGCCGGTGAGTTCAGCGGCGTCTGCAACCTGCGTTTCGACGACACCAACCCGGCCAAGGAAGACCCGGAGTACGTGGCCGCGATCCAGGACGACGTGCGCTGGCTGGGCTTCAGCTGGAACGAGCTGCGCCATGCTTCTGACTACTTCCAGACCTATTACCTGGCCGCCGAAAAGCTGATCGCACAGGGCAAGGCCTATGTCTGCGACCTGTCGGCCGAGGAAGTGCGCGCCTACCGCGGCACCCTGACCGAGCCGGGCCGCCCGTCGCCGTGGCGCGACCGCAGCGTCGAGGAAAACCTCGACCTGTTCCGCCGCATGCGCGCCGGTGAATTCCCGGATGGCGCGCGTACCCTGCGCGCGAAGATCGACATGGCCAGCGGCAACATCAACCTGCGCGATCCGGCCCTGTACCGCATCAAGCACGTCGAGCACCAGAACACCGGCAACGCGTGGCCGATCTACCCGATGTACGACTTCGCGCATGCACTGGGCGATTCGATCGAGGGCATCACCCACTCGCTGTGCACGCTGGAATTCGAGGACCACCGCCCGCTGTACGACTGGTGCGTGGACAACGTCGATTTCGCCCACGATGACGCGCTGACCCAGCCGCTGGTCGACGCCGGCCTGCCGCGCGAAGCGGCCAAGCCGCGCCAGATCGAGTTCTCGCGCCTGAACATCAATTACACGGTGATGAGCAAGCGCAAGCTGATGGCGCTGGTTACCGAGCAGCTGGTGGACGGCTGGGAAGACCCGCGCATGCCGACCCTGCAGGGCCTGCGTCGCCGTGGCTACACCCCGGCCGCGATGCGCCTGTTCGCCGAGCGCGTGGGCATCAGCAAGCAGAATTCGCTGATCGACTTCAGCGTGCTGGAAGGCGCGCTGCGCGAAGACCTGGACAGCGCCGCGCCGCGCCGCATGGCGGTGGTCGACCCGGTCAAGCTGGTGCTGACCAACCTGCCGGAAGGCCATGAAGAACAGCTGACCTTCAGCAATCACCCGAAGGACGAGAGCTTCGGCAGCCGCGAAGTGCCGTTCGCACGCGAAGTGTGGATCGACCGCGAGGACTTCGCCGAAGTGCCGCCGAAGGGCTGGAAGCGCCTGGTGCCGGGTGGCGAAGTGCGCCTGCGCGGCGCCGGCATCATCCGCTGCGACGAAGTGATCAAGGATGCCGACGGCACCATCACCGAACTGCGTGGCTGGCTGGATCCGGAATCGCGTCCGGGCATGGAAGGCGCCAACCGCAAGGTAAAGGGCACCATCCACTGGGTCAGCGCCGTGCATGGCGTGCCGGCCGAGATCCGCCTGTACGACCGCCTGTTCTCGGTGCCGAACCCGGACGACGAATCGGAAGGCAAGACCTACCGTGATTACCTCAACCCGGAATCGCGCCGCACTGTCACCGGCTATGTCGAGCCGGCCGCGGCCAGCGCCGCGCCGGAGCAGTCGTTCCAGTTCGAGCGCACCGGCTACTTCGTCGCCGACCGCCGCGACCACACCCAGGCCAAGCCGGTGTTCAACCGCAGCGTGACCCTGCGCGACACCTGGTCGGCCTGA
- a CDS encoding DUF2007 domain-containing protein encodes MHIVYKADNLFDAHLVKHALEDAGIPAFVFGESLLGGMGELPLFGVLRVGIPDAARPQAEDIVAALDLGHVPDAPISDADDIAGLPA; translated from the coding sequence ATGCACATCGTGTACAAGGCCGACAACCTGTTCGACGCCCATCTGGTCAAGCACGCGCTGGAGGACGCCGGCATCCCGGCCTTCGTGTTCGGCGAGTCGTTGCTGGGCGGCATGGGCGAGCTGCCGCTGTTCGGCGTGCTGCGGGTGGGCATCCCTGATGCGGCGCGCCCGCAGGCCGAGGACATCGTGGCGGCGCTGGACTTGGGCCACGTGCCGGACGCCCCCATTTCAGATGCAGACGACATAGCCGGTCTTCCGGCGTAG
- the msrA gene encoding peptide-methionine (S)-S-oxide reductase MsrA: MLGIGAFKQRLPRPEEALPGREQPLPLHSNQHFVNSHPLKDRFAGLQQIRFALGCFWGAERKFWTEPGVYSTSVGYAGGITPNPTYEEVCSGLTGHTEVVQVVFDPAVVSLERLLQLFWEGHDPTQGMRQGNDTGTQYRSAIHATDEAQYAAALASREAYQAQLDAAGYGSITTEIVYPAPEYYYAEDYHQQYLAKNPNGYCGIGGTGVSCPIGLDVEAPR; the protein is encoded by the coding sequence ATCCTCGGCATCGGCGCCTTCAAGCAGCGCCTGCCGCGCCCGGAAGAAGCACTGCCGGGGCGTGAGCAACCGCTGCCGCTGCACAGCAACCAGCACTTCGTGAACAGCCATCCGCTGAAGGACCGTTTCGCCGGCCTGCAGCAGATCCGTTTCGCGCTGGGCTGCTTCTGGGGCGCCGAGCGCAAGTTCTGGACCGAACCGGGCGTGTACAGCACCTCGGTCGGCTATGCCGGCGGCATCACCCCGAACCCGACCTATGAAGAGGTCTGTTCGGGCCTGACCGGCCACACCGAAGTGGTGCAGGTGGTGTTCGACCCGGCCGTGGTGAGCCTGGAGCGGCTGCTGCAGCTGTTCTGGGAAGGCCACGACCCGACCCAGGGCATGCGCCAGGGCAACGACACCGGCACCCAGTACCGTTCGGCGATCCACGCCACCGACGAGGCGCAGTATGCGGCGGCGCTGGCCAGCCGCGAGGCCTACCAGGCCCAGCTGGATGCGGCCGGCTACGGCTCGATCACCACCGAGATCGTGTACCCGGCGCCGGAGTACTACTACGCCGAGGACTATCACCAGCAGTACCTGGCGAAGAACCCGAACGGCTACTGCGGCATCGGCGGCACCGGCGTGAGCTGCCCGATCGGGCTGGATGTGGAGGCGCCGCGCTGA
- a CDS encoding transaldolase, with product MSTPSKLSQLRELSVVVADTGDYEAIKRLQPVDCTTNPTLVKKALDLPVYAGLIERELAWGRQQTGDREAVVHAVADRLTIGVGALLSTLVPGRVSTEVDADQAHDTAATVAKARQFIQMYADAGVPREKILIKIAATWEGVEAARVLQAEGIDCNLTLIFNPTQALACSEAGAFLISPFVGRILDWYVANGQTPATIDEDPGVKFVRGVYAEFKRRGSPTVVMGASFRSTAQIEALAGCDRLTISPDLLEKLDADHGELPRKLVAGAADGAAVTPIDAAKFAADLAADPMATEKLATGIDAFAKDLQALRERIRSAL from the coding sequence ATGAGTACCCCGTCCAAACTGTCCCAGCTGCGCGAACTGTCCGTGGTCGTTGCCGATACCGGTGACTACGAGGCGATCAAGCGCCTGCAGCCGGTGGACTGCACCACCAACCCGACCCTGGTGAAGAAGGCGCTGGACCTGCCGGTGTACGCCGGGCTGATCGAACGCGAACTGGCCTGGGGCCGCCAGCAGACGGGCGACCGCGAAGCCGTGGTGCACGCCGTGGCCGACCGCCTGACCATCGGCGTCGGCGCGCTGCTGAGCACGCTGGTGCCGGGCCGCGTGTCCACCGAAGTGGACGCCGACCAGGCCCACGACACCGCCGCCACCGTGGCCAAGGCCCGCCAGTTCATCCAGATGTACGCCGATGCCGGCGTGCCGCGCGAGAAGATCCTGATCAAGATCGCCGCGACCTGGGAAGGCGTGGAAGCGGCGCGCGTGCTGCAGGCCGAGGGCATTGACTGCAACCTGACCCTGATCTTCAACCCGACCCAGGCGCTGGCCTGCAGCGAAGCCGGTGCGTTCCTGATCTCGCCGTTCGTCGGCCGCATCCTGGACTGGTACGTGGCCAACGGCCAGACCCCGGCCACCATCGACGAAGACCCGGGCGTGAAGTTCGTGCGTGGCGTGTATGCCGAATTCAAGCGCCGCGGTTCGCCGACGGTGGTGATGGGCGCCTCGTTCCGTTCGACCGCGCAGATCGAAGCGCTGGCCGGCTGCGACCGCCTGACGATTTCGCCGGACCTGCTGGAAAAGCTGGACGCCGACCACGGCGAGCTGCCGCGCAAGCTGGTGGCCGGTGCGGCCGATGGCGCGGCGGTGACCCCGATCGATGCGGCGAAGTTCGCGGCGGATCTGGCGGCCGATCCGATGGCGACCGAGAAGCTGGCGACCGGTATCGATGCGTTTGCCAAGGATCTGCAGGCGCTGCGCGAGCGCATTCGCTCGGCACTGTGA
- the rnk gene encoding nucleoside diphosphate kinase regulator — protein MNTASGLPPSITVSTFDMDRLDAMLESPALSQTPAALALAEELNRATVLAPDQIPEGIVMMHSRVECEDEVSGEKHVLTLVFPREANVDEGKVSVLAPVGSALLGLSIGQSIDWNAPGGRKLRLRVTAVHNDRP, from the coding sequence ATGAACACCGCCAGCGGCCTGCCGCCGTCGATCACCGTTTCCACCTTCGACATGGACCGCCTGGACGCCATGCTCGAATCCCCTGCGCTGAGCCAGACGCCTGCCGCGCTCGCGCTTGCTGAAGAACTCAACCGTGCCACCGTGCTGGCACCGGACCAGATTCCCGAAGGCATCGTCATGATGCATTCGCGCGTGGAGTGCGAAGATGAAGTGTCGGGCGAGAAGCACGTCCTGACCTTGGTCTTCCCCCGCGAAGCCAACGTCGATGAAGGCAAGGTTTCCGTGCTGGCCCCGGTCGGCAGTGCCCTGCTCGGCCTTTCGATCGGCCAGAGCATCGACTGGAACGCGCCCGGCGGCCGCAAGCTGCGCCTGCGCGTGACCGCGGTCCACAACGACCGCCCCTGA
- a CDS encoding LysR substrate-binding domain-containing protein has protein sequence MNLRDLKYLVALADHKHFGRAAASCFVSQPTLSTQIRKLEEELGLPLVERAPRKVMLTPAGQEAAARARVIVSEVEQLKEAARRSRDPEAGTVRLGIFPTLGPYLLPHVIPRIRERFPELELLLVEEKSDVLLDRLREGKLDAALLALPVIDDQLHAEFLFEEPFLLAVSGRHPLARREHLDVQELATQKLLLLEDGHCLRDQALEVCRLFGANEKSEFRATSLETLRQMVAADVGITLLPSLSVQPPVPRSNNIRLLDFTGEGRPSRRIAMIWRRSSAMNDFLMELADQFKRLPQALFTLEALDAGSDAPALPGPALNG, from the coding sequence ATGAACCTACGTGATCTGAAGTACCTGGTAGCCCTGGCCGACCACAAGCATTTCGGCCGGGCTGCCGCCTCCTGCTTCGTCAGCCAGCCCACGCTGTCGACGCAGATCCGCAAGCTGGAAGAAGAGCTGGGCCTGCCGCTGGTGGAACGCGCACCGCGCAAGGTGATGCTGACCCCGGCCGGCCAGGAAGCGGCGGCACGGGCGCGGGTGATCGTGTCCGAAGTGGAACAGCTGAAGGAAGCGGCGCGACGCAGCCGCGATCCGGAAGCCGGCACGGTGCGCCTGGGCATCTTCCCGACCCTCGGCCCGTACCTGCTGCCGCATGTGATCCCGCGCATCCGCGAGCGCTTCCCGGAGCTGGAACTGCTGCTGGTCGAGGAAAAGAGCGACGTGCTGCTGGACCGCCTGCGCGAAGGCAAGCTCGACGCCGCACTGCTGGCCCTGCCGGTGATCGACGACCAGCTGCATGCCGAGTTCCTGTTCGAGGAACCGTTCCTGCTGGCCGTATCCGGGCGTCACCCGCTGGCCCGCCGCGAACACCTGGACGTGCAGGAGCTGGCCACGCAGAAGCTGCTGCTGCTGGAAGACGGGCATTGCCTGCGCGACCAGGCGCTGGAAGTCTGCCGACTGTTCGGCGCCAACGAGAAGTCCGAATTCCGCGCCACCAGCCTGGAAACGCTGCGGCAGATGGTCGCCGCCGACGTCGGCATCACCCTGCTGCCGAGCCTGTCGGTGCAGCCGCCGGTGCCGCGCTCGAACAACATCCGCCTGCTCGATTTCACCGGCGAAGGCCGTCCCAGCCGTCGCATCGCCATGATCTGGCGCCGCAGCTCCGCCATGAACGACTTCCTGATGGAGCTGGCCGACCAGTTCAAGCGCCTGCCGCAGGCACTGTTCACGCTGGAGGCGCTCGATGCCGGCAGCGATGCACCGGCCCTGCCCGGCCCCGCGCTGAACGGCTGA
- the ahpF gene encoding alkyl hydroperoxide reductase subunit F translates to MLDANLQSQLKTYLERVTRPIQITAHADDGAKSQEMLELLQTLDSLSDKISLQVLRDGQGRVPSFDLGTPGQDIHLTFAGLPMGHEFTSLVLALLQVGGHPSKATAELIEQVQNLEGDYRFETYFSLSCQNCPDVVQALNLAAVLNPRIQHVAIDGALFQDEVEKREIMSVPTVYLNGEVFDQGRMTLEQIVAKLDTNASKRDAEKIAAKDAFDVLVVGGGPAGAAAAIYAARKGIRTGIAAERFGGQVLDTMAIENFISVKETEGPKLATALEQHVREYEVDIMNLQRASALVPAGEDGLVQVQLENGAVLKSRSVILSTGARWRQMNVPGEDQYRNKGVAYCPHCDGPLFKGKRVAVIGGGNSGVEAAIDLAGIVSHVTLLEFDSSLRADEVLQKKLRSLANVTVLTSAQTTEVLGDGSRVTGLVYKDRVGGDAHRVELEGIFVQIGLLPNTEWLKDVVALSPRGEIVIDDRGQTNLPGVFAAGDCTTVPYKQIIIAMGAGSTAALSAFDHLIRSSVSNSSGAVAEAA, encoded by the coding sequence ATGTTGGACGCCAACCTGCAGTCGCAGCTGAAGACCTATCTGGAGCGCGTGACCCGCCCGATCCAGATCACCGCGCACGCCGACGACGGCGCCAAGTCGCAGGAAATGCTGGAACTGCTGCAGACCCTGGACAGCCTGTCGGACAAGATCTCGCTGCAGGTGCTGCGCGATGGCCAGGGCCGCGTGCCGTCCTTCGATCTGGGCACCCCGGGCCAGGACATCCACCTGACCTTCGCAGGCCTGCCGATGGGCCACGAGTTCACCTCGCTGGTGCTGGCGCTGCTGCAGGTGGGTGGTCATCCGTCCAAGGCCACCGCCGAACTGATCGAGCAGGTGCAGAACCTGGAAGGCGACTACCGGTTCGAAACCTACTTCTCGCTGTCCTGCCAGAACTGCCCGGACGTGGTGCAGGCGCTGAACCTGGCCGCGGTGCTCAACCCGCGCATCCAGCACGTGGCCATCGACGGTGCCCTGTTCCAGGACGAAGTCGAGAAGCGCGAGATCATGTCGGTGCCGACCGTGTACCTCAACGGTGAAGTGTTCGACCAGGGCCGCATGACCCTCGAGCAGATCGTCGCCAAGCTGGACACCAATGCCAGCAAGCGCGATGCGGAGAAGATCGCCGCCAAGGACGCCTTCGACGTGCTGGTGGTGGGCGGTGGCCCGGCCGGCGCGGCAGCAGCGATCTATGCTGCACGCAAGGGCATCCGCACCGGCATCGCCGCCGAGCGTTTCGGTGGCCAGGTGCTGGACACGATGGCGATCGAGAACTTCATTTCGGTGAAGGAGACCGAAGGCCCGAAGCTGGCCACGGCGCTGGAACAGCACGTGCGCGAGTACGAGGTGGACATCATGAACCTGCAGCGCGCCAGCGCGCTGGTGCCGGCCGGTGAAGACGGCCTGGTGCAGGTGCAGCTGGAAAACGGCGCGGTGCTGAAGTCGCGTTCGGTGATCCTGTCCACCGGCGCGCGCTGGCGGCAGATGAACGTGCCGGGCGAAGACCAGTACCGCAACAAGGGCGTGGCCTACTGCCCGCATTGCGATGGTCCGCTGTTCAAGGGCAAGCGCGTGGCGGTGATCGGCGGCGGCAACTCCGGCGTGGAAGCGGCCATCGATCTGGCCGGCATCGTGTCGCATGTAACCCTGTTGGAGTTCGATTCCAGCCTGCGCGCCGATGAAGTGCTGCAGAAGAAGCTGCGCAGCCTGGCCAATGTCACCGTGCTGACCAGCGCACAGACCACTGAAGTGCTGGGCGACGGCAGCCGTGTCACCGGCCTGGTCTACAAGGACCGCGTCGGCGGCGACGCCCACCGCGTCGAGCTGGAAGGCATCTTCGTGCAGATCGGCCTGCTGCCCAACACCGAGTGGCTGAAGGATGTGGTGGCGCTGTCGCCGCGCGGCGAGATCGTCATCGACGACCGCGGCCAGACCAACCTGCCGGGCGTGTTCGCCGCTGGCGATTGCACGACGGTGCCCTACAAGCAGATCATCATCGCCATGGGCGCCGGCTCGACCGCCGCACTGAGTGCGTTCGACCACCTGATCCGCTCGTCGGTGAGCAACAGCAGCGGTGCCGTTGCTGAAGCAGCCTGA
- the ahpC gene encoding alkyl hydroperoxide reductase subunit C, giving the protein MSLINTQIQPFEANAYHNGEFIKVSDASLKGQWSVLIFMPAAFTFNCPTEIEDAADHYAEFKKAGAEVYIVTTDTHFSHKVWHETSPAVGKAQFPLVGDPTHQLTNAFGVHIPEEGLALRGTFIINPEGVIKTLEIHSNEIARDVSETLRKLKAAQFTAANPNQVCPAKWKEGEKTLTPSLDLVGKI; this is encoded by the coding sequence ATGTCCCTGATCAACACCCAGATCCAGCCGTTCGAAGCCAACGCTTACCACAATGGCGAGTTCATCAAGGTTTCCGACGCCAGCCTGAAGGGCCAGTGGTCCGTCCTGATCTTCATGCCGGCCGCCTTCACCTTCAACTGCCCGACCGAGATCGAGGACGCGGCTGACCATTACGCCGAGTTCAAGAAGGCCGGCGCCGAGGTCTACATCGTCACCACCGACACCCACTTCTCGCACAAGGTGTGGCACGAAACCTCGCCGGCCGTCGGCAAGGCCCAGTTCCCGCTGGTCGGCGACCCGACCCACCAGCTGACCAATGCCTTCGGCGTGCACATTCCGGAAGAAGGCCTGGCCCTGCGCGGCACCTTCATCATCAACCCGGAAGGCGTGATCAAGACCCTGGAGATCCACTCCAACGAGATCGCCCGTGACGTGTCCGAGACCCTGCGCAAGCTGAAGGCTGCCCAGTTCACCGCCGCCAACCCGAACCAGGTCTGCCCGGCCAAGTGGAAGGAAGGCGAGAAGACCCTGACCCCGTCGCTGGACCTGGTCGGCAAGATCTAA
- the prmC gene encoding peptide chain release factor N(5)-glutamine methyltransferase has translation MSFQAEPTLRQIVAEASARLGGIEARHEAELLLLHVLDRPRSWLFAHATDPLAANDQAAFEALLARRVAGEPVAYLTGRRGFWTLDLEVDPTTLIPRPETELLVELALERLPPDQSLQLADLGTGSGAIALALASERPQAQVLATDASPGALAVAARNAARHELRNVRFAEGGHDWYAPLQGTRFDLIASNPPYIASDDPHLEQGDLRFEPATALASGVDGLDDIRRIVDGGQAHLLPGGWLLIEHGWDQGAAIRALFDAAGFAEVQTVQDLEQRDRITLGRRPA, from the coding sequence ATGTCTTTCCAAGCCGAACCCACCCTGCGCCAGATCGTGGCCGAGGCCAGTGCCCGTCTCGGCGGCATCGAGGCCCGCCACGAGGCTGAACTGCTGCTGCTGCACGTACTGGACCGGCCGCGCAGCTGGCTGTTCGCCCACGCCACCGATCCGCTGGCCGCCAATGACCAGGCCGCCTTCGAGGCGTTGCTGGCCCGCCGCGTGGCCGGTGAGCCGGTGGCCTACCTGACCGGCCGTCGCGGATTCTGGACGCTGGACCTGGAAGTCGATCCAACCACGCTGATCCCGCGCCCGGAAACCGAGCTGCTGGTCGAGCTGGCGCTGGAGCGCCTGCCGCCAGACCAATCGCTGCAACTGGCCGACCTGGGCACCGGCAGCGGTGCGATTGCACTTGCACTGGCCAGCGAACGGCCCCAAGCGCAGGTGCTGGCTACCGATGCCAGCCCGGGCGCGCTGGCCGTGGCCGCGCGCAATGCTGCGCGCCATGAACTGCGCAACGTCCGCTTCGCCGAGGGCGGGCACGACTGGTATGCGCCGCTGCAGGGGACACGCTTCGACCTGATTGCCAGCAACCCGCCGTATATCGCCAGCGACGACCCGCATCTGGAGCAGGGCGACCTGCGTTTTGAACCGGCTACCGCGCTGGCCTCCGGCGTGGATGGCCTGGATGACATCCGCCGCATCGTCGACGGTGGCCAGGCCCACCTGCTGCCCGGTGGCTGGCTGCTGATCGAGCACGGTTGGGACCAGGGCGCGGCGATCCGCGCGCTGTTCGACGCGGCGGGTTTTGCCGAGGTGCAGACCGTGCAGGATCTGGAGCAGCGCGACCGCATCACCCTGGGCCGGCGTCCGGCCTAG